The Vitis riparia cultivar Riparia Gloire de Montpellier isolate 1030 chromosome 3, EGFV_Vit.rip_1.0, whole genome shotgun sequence genome segment cctttggttttttttttttttttttggtttaaccAGATTGGGTGAAGGCTATAACTTGGGGATGGTTTTGCAGATTGTGCGGTGAGTGGTACGCTGTATGCGCTACTCTGTTTTACTGGTTTGTCGTGCTTGTATTCTTGTGCTTACCGTTCGAGGTTGAGGGCTGAGTATGACTTGGAGGAGTCACCTTGTGCTGATTGCCTGGTCCACTTCTGCTGTGAGGGATGCTCACTGTGCCAGGAGTACAGAGAGCTCAAGAACCGTGGATTGGACATGGGGATAGGTATGATTTTATATGTTACTCAGCAGTTTTTCCAGTTTATTTTCAGTTCATGGGATAACAGATAGGTattttgtgatatcccacatcagGAAAGGGTCCGatattatataagtatgaactcctcTTAACCTTGTAAACGCCTCTCCCGTGAGAGTTTCTTTGGGTCCAAAGTGATCTACACGATTGGGGGTCGTCAACATATTGTTTCTAGACAAATCTCTAACTTTAGAGACCATCCCTCCTCACAATCCCTCCTTGCATACAACCTGTGTACTCAGCACCCACGCACCCCCCTTTGAACCTGTCTAATAAACAAGGCAAAAATGCATAGTTATGGACAAGTTGTATGATTTGAGCCCATTTTATATTGTGAGCTAGCCTCTGACTTGCATCATTGTTGTTGGTGGTAGGTTGGGAAGCTAATGTTGACAGACAAAGGCGGGGACTTACACTACCTCCGGTGGTGGTTCAAGGCatgacaaaatgaaatcaaagccTGAGGGGGATTGCACTTGGTGACTTGGTGTGGATATGTTGTGCCATGGCGCAGCCCTATCACCTATGTGTGCTACTGCAACTTGTGTTTCCATCTTCAATTATGtggaaataataatatcatatatatatatatgatagaGATCAAAATAGTTTAAGGTAGCCAATAAAAGATTTTCCTTGAATGGTGGTTGTGCCAAACATAATTTAGGGCAAAACACAGGTCAAAGGACAAGCAAATTATGCCCAAACAACtattaatatcttttattattcataaatatttctctagtacatttaaaaaaaaaaattggaaaatattgaTTTGATATCTATGAAATTTGTAAtctcaattatgaaaaatgcgtgataaaatttaagttggtggatgatgatattaatatatgaaatcAAGGAACAAAAATGTGAGATAGGCACGGACCAATGagatataaatacaaaaaaataaaattaagatatgaaATAATGAGATGAAAGTTAGATACAAAGTAATGAGACCAATTTGTATATATGATATGATGTGATTGATTTCACTTTTGATAAACACCGATTCGATAATGTAAttatactttatatttttttaacatcacTTATTACAAGATTTCATTGTTTGCGTTCTACGCATTGGTCATGTTAGATTTATTTGGTCTTTTgatgacatttttaatatttgttttgggTTCATCAGACTAAGTATACTCTGATGTCCTTAGTTTTGCAAATAATTATATCattgaatgaatttgaaaaaaatttcaatttttttttactaatagaCATAATGAtattattgatgatttttttccATCTTACCCAAAAAATGTCATTTGATACTTCAATAAACCTCATTTTGTTAACATATTCATGAGTTTGATGGTGCATTAGAATCGCAACAAGTGGGATATTATAGATGGAAAATTATGTGAAAGGAACCCAAAACCTTATACataatttttcctattttacatctccaaattaacaaatttgatGGTTTTCAAGTATTGGAGTGTTCAAGTGGAGTGACCCCATCCGacccaaataaatgagaaaatgagggaatagtttcttggagttttaaaactaccaaaaaggttaaaaaactATCACTATTTAAGGCTTTAAATAAAGGATACAAAAAGACAGGTCTATgatataaatctaaaataataataaacttacAATAAtttagagcaaaaaaaaaaaagaaaattcaaggcTTTAAATAAAGGTCCATGTGCAACTTGAGTCTTGTGACAACAATAATTTAGAAGAGAGATGGTGATGGTGTCTTCAATCCAGCTAAGAGTTGGCGTGTTCACACTTACTCACAAAAACCCACACTTCCAATCCTagattatttgaattaataaatggATATGCTAATTCGAAATCTtggatagtaattttttattatttaaaaaattatttttccaagaAAAGAGGTTTTTTTTAAAGCACATGAACATAGAAAAAAGATCATAAAAGAAGACCGGAAACACAAGTCAATGTATCtttgatataaataataataaaattttcttctctccTTGGCTTATCACATGGAAATtattaatcaatcaataaaaCTGCACCACCATCAAGATGGATGGTTGATTTTAATACAAGGgtgagggagaaaaaaaatgggggagAGATTCCATgcttttaacttcaaaattttaaaataattggaccatccatttcattatttgtaaaaatcacAATATAAGACTTAAATTTAATATcgtaataacttaaagttaaaaataattttaagtattaaattaaaataattaatttattttaaattttaaaactctttgATTTTCTCGGGTCTAATGAGAGAATGTGAGAAAGTATTTTATAtctataacttattttttatgtaaattaaaaaaaaattgataagatgACTAGAACTTTTGAGTCTAATGAATATATGGTATCCTCTGAAATAAATAAGATGGGTGCgttaaaaatttcttatgtatcttcaaattgatttttcagAATATGCAAACATCTTATAGAAAAGATGATGCCCCGAGTCCAAAGAGCCTGGacttatatatatactaatGCTATTCTTTGATTTCTTCGTTAGGGAGCTACCAAGCAAGACTTGGAGGCAGGCATTGCTGATCAATTAATTTCAGTAGCAGAAATGAATCATTCACATTCTGAGCATGAGGTGTATGGGGCAGATAGGCATGTGGGTCATGCCTCTTCTCCTGGATTCCCAAATCCCAGTCCAGCTGCTCCACCACCAGCTCCAGCTTATGCTGCCCCGTACTTTGTGCAGTTGGGCGGCGGCACCAGGCGCTGGTCTACTGGTCTTTGCCATTGCTGCGATGATGCTGCAAATTGTAAGCACCCCAAAATTCATCTACATTTTCCCTATTTATTCCCATCatcaattcattattttttttttcttttgctgatTTTTTTCAAGGCTTGATCACTTGCTGTTGCCCTTGCATCACATTTGGGCAGATCGCAGAGATAGTGAGTAAAGGATCCTCAAGTAAGCCTTCAAAAATTatcctttgtttttttggtttaatcACATTGGATGAAAGGCTATATAACTTAAATGGTTTTTGTTATGGCTGGTTCTGCAGATTGTGCGGTGAGTGGTGCTCTGTATGCGCTACTGTGTTTAACTGGTTTGGCCTGCTTGTATTCTTGTGCTTATCGTTCGAGGATGAGGGCTCAGTATGACCTGGAAGACGCACCTTGTGTTGATTGCCTAGTCCACGTCTTTTGTGAGGGGTGTTCACTGTGTCAAGAGTATAGAGAGCTCAAGAACCGCGGATTTGACATGGGAATAGGTATGATTTTTTTACGTTAGTTAGCATTTCTATGATTCTTTgcatatatatgaataatactATAGTTGAAGATGGAGTTTTTGGATGGGGAATGGGAGATTAAAACTGATTACAAGCATGCCTTATAAGGCCGTTTGTCATGACCCAACTCTCAACTTAATGTTGTCCGATTTAGGATTATAGTGGTCTAGGCCCACTAACCAACCCTGGTTTTGGGTTTTGATAGTGTTGTTGTGCAAACTCTTCATATAGACTCTTTACCATTCACTCTCTAGGTGATGTGGAGATTACACGGTTCACCCTCTTTGAGGTCTCGTGTTCTTGTTggtatatttttaataagagattaaactttgatatcattttgTCACGAATCCGCTTTCCACTCGATATTGTTGGGTTTAAGGCTACAGTAACGTGCACACAACCCGCTAACCAGTCttgattttacttttttattggaCCTATACCCTCAAGAAAATGTCTTGATAGTATATTATAAAAATCCTCCAAATATGACTCTTCCCCATTTACTCCCTGAAAGACGTAGGACATCACACAATTATTCCTAAGATGGGTTTGATCGATGAAGGCATGTACaaagattaatataaaaagattaacCTAAGAATTCTCTCTCAAGTactatttaacaaaaaatatatatataatgaccCCATTTTGTATCCTTAAGCATCGACTTTCACCATTGTAGGTTGGGAAGCCAATGTTGATAGACAAAGGCGGGGAATTACTCTACCTCCGATGGTGGCACAAGGCATGACCAGATGAAATCAAAGTCCGAGTGGTGTTGCAGTCCGAGTGGATCTTCAACTCTATGGAGATAGCAAGCAAGGAAAATTGATTCGTGTCTCTTCGTTACATTTGCCTTTGGATGTACTTATTGTGCTTATCATTTGGTGATTTGAGACTCAGTTGGGATGATGAAATATACTACAATTATTTAGGAAGttgcatatttttaaatttttattctttgtatTGATTATTGTTTAAGTTAGTTGTGTGGGATGAAGTCGTGTAATTATTGGATAGGCACATAAGTCATGTTGGTCTGACTACTTTAAAAGCTATAGTTTGGTTTTTTAACTAACATATTGAGGTGCAATTTTTGAAAGAGATTTTTATAAAGTAATGGACGACTCTCACCTTCACCTAAAAATTAGGAAGTGGGGTCATGGAAACGTgagattttttataagagtatgacagtttttaaaaataatgcctaaattattatggtaaaaaaaataattcaaaataaaattgtaagggagaactcgtctcttgaagagaggagttttacaaaaaaaaaaagtgagaaatcgtctcttaaagagacgatttccacaaaaaaataaaataaaattaattctcactttataattaaaaaaaaaaacacctaagtGGAAAATAATCTCTtaaagagatgatttccacaaaataaaaaataaaaaattctcactttaatttttttttttaaaaaaaacatctaagtgGGAAACCATCTCTTAAAGAGAacgatttccacaaaaaaaataaaaaaataaattctcacttaaattttttttttttaaaaaaaacacttaagtgggaaatcgtcttttaaagagatgatttccaaaataaataaataaattctcacttaaaaaaaaaaaaaaaaaccatgtgggaaatcgtctctttccacacaaaaaaaaaaaaaattaattctcactttaaaaaaaaaaatctaagtggaaaatcgtctcttaaagagacgatttccacacaataaaaataaataaataaattctcactttaaaattaattaaaaaaaaaaaaccatgtggGAAATTGTCTTTTAAAGAGACCATTTCCCACAAAAGTCACCTTCCCCCAACAAAAGCCAAAAGTGataaattctcacttaaaaaaaaaaataaaacctttaaaaatcctttcttttttttttcattttttattctatttatacaataattagattattataaatatatattataaaattaattaattttatttactaaatttaatttataaataatatactaaatttaatataagataaataatattcatatattgttattttctttcactttggaattaaaaaaaatattattatcaattttatgtgaaaattgagtttaaaaaaattgttattaatttattaaataaaaaataaaaaaacaaaaacgtcAAGAAAccgattttcaaaaaaaaaaaaacaaaactttaaaaatccatttttctattccatattatacttatacaataatacaattatttaaaatatatatttaattaatttaatttaatataagataaataatatttactttatattaaatttagtatactatttataaattaaatttagtaaataaaattaattaattttataatatatatttttaataattgtattattgatAAGTATAATATGGAATAgacaaatggatttttaaaatttttttttaaatcgtttttgtttttttattttttatttaataaattaataacaatttttttaaactcaattttcacataaaattgataatagttttttttttaattccaaagtaaaaaaaaacaatataaaaatattatttatcttatattaaatttagtatattatttataaattaaatttagtaaataaaattaattaattttataatatatatttaaaataatcgaattattatataaatagaataaagaatgaaaaacaaaaaattttaaaggttttttttttttttcaagtgagaatttctcacttttggCTTTTGTTAaaaagagacgatttcccacaAAAGTTACccacatggtttttttttttttttaaaaaaaattaattttaaagtgggaattaatttattttttttgtgtgtggaaatggtctctttaagagacgatctcccacttagatttttttttttttttttttttgtgaaaattgccTCTTTAAGAGACTATTTCCcacatgattttaaatttttttttttttttgtggaaatcgtctcttaaagagagATTTcccatttagatttttttttttaaaaaaaattaaagtgagaactaatatttttttttttgtgtgtggaaatcatctcttttaggttttttttttttttttttttcaattttaaagtgAGAAATGTGACTTTtgtgggaaatcgtctcttaaagagacgatttcccatttggttttttttttttttttttttaaattttaaagtgagaatttaatttttttttttttttttttgtgtgtggaaatcgtctcttgacgATTTCCCACTtggatgtttttaaaaaaaaaaaaaaaaattttaagtgagaattaattttttttttctgtggaaatcgtctttttaagagacgatttcccacttagatgttttttttaaaaaaaaaattttaagtgagaattaattttttgtttgtggaaatcgtctctttacTTAGcggtgtgtgtttttttttaaagtgagaattattattataattttttttttttttttgtggaaatcgtCTTTTTAAGAGACGATTTATCACTTATAAATTTCTTCTCTCTCATCGCTGgacaaaattacataaatttggaattattttttttactatactAATTTAggcattattttttaaaactgtcgTATTCTTATCAAAAATCCTGAAAACGTGAGTCATGGAAACGTGAGTTTACTAATTACTATGAATACTAAagttacaaaagaaaatgactagGTTTCGAAGTTCTTGGCACGGTGTGTGGAAGATATATACGAGGTCATCTTTGACCAAAACATCCCTATCATGGATGCATGAAATGGaattttaggctatgtttgatttttgaaaagtattaagtaaagacaaaaaaatgttaattttttttttattgattttaaatttattttttttatttttcttttactttttttttttttacattttccttcaatttttttaagaaccaaacattGAGATTTTCTTAAATGATAGAATCATTTCTGCATGAGTACACACTTATCAATTATGGTGGACATTATCTTGCTTCTCAATTATTACATACACTGTTCAATTCAActtgttcaataatttttattataattttatactatatatatttggttcttagaaaatagtaagaaaaaaaatattaaggaaaatgattttctcatatttgtttcgacatgaaaaatagaaaagaaaataaaatataattaaaattatatataaatttatatatttttaaattatttaatctttatgtagaagatgaaaaataagtgaaataagtttgaagtagtatataaaataatttattgattttaaatctaatttttatttttattttttacttttcctttctattttttttctcttgcattttATCTCAtgttttttgggaaccaaacatgaTGTTATTGTTGTAAGATTTTCCATAGGAAAACTAGAAAAACGAGAATAGCGTATGGTGCACCGTCAATTACATTTGTCTTTAGCACCACTTGGTATAATAGAATAGAACAACCAACTTCTTGAAATGCCAATTGAAATGATAGAAAGAAACAACCTACTTGACCAACGAAATATCAAATAAATGCATTAATCATAAATTAgtcaacaaattttataaacGTGTTTTAAAACTGTGAGGATTCTTTTGGGTCCAAAGTGAATAGAGAGCGGATTATAacataaaaagattaaaaacatttcatatttttataaactaagcACCCACTCTcacttctatataaagattaactaatttaaaatataatttttttgttactaattcaatacaaaaataaaataagttattcctatttttatatttatttttttaacaactattttttcataatattttttaaaaatactatttaaaaaaaaatccataaggCGGGCTGCGGGACAAGGCAAGACTTGGAGACAGCCATTGCTGGTCAAGTCGTTTCAGTTGTAGGAATGCATCCATTGCATTCTAACCATGAGAAGAATGGTGCAGATGGACGTGTGGGTCATGCTACAGCTTCTGGACCTGGAATCCCAAATCCTAGTCCAGCACCAGCTGCACCACCCAATGTGTGGAGTGTCCCAGACTCCCAGCAGCACCACCCTCTGGTCCACTGGTCTTTCCCATTCCTCCCATGCTCCTGCAAATTGTAAGTACCCCAAAATTCATCTACCTTTTCACCCATTTATTCCCACATCATTAATTCTTccttttgttgatttattttaatgtatgaTCACTTCTTAgaaattttgagagaagatAAGGTAAAAATGtatagaaaaatgaagaagattaTAATGCCCTATGAGTCatcaagtttattattttagggttttaaggAATTTAGACAAAGTCGAGGTAAACAATAGGACGAATTCATATTTTACTCAAAAacttaaacttaaattttttcaaaacatattcaAAGGGTTTATAAGAAGTTTTTTTCCCGATGTTCTAATTTCAAGTTGATCTTAAAATAGCAAAATGGTAGTACTGATTGAAGTACATAagaattgattgattaatcaattagacGTAATATGTTAAGGGGATCAAATGCTTTTATAATAGTATTTCAACCAATTGAAGTAAAAACCTTGATTGGTCGAACTTTTAAACTTTCAATAATCATTTACTAactataattctttttttattcaaaatattaagctaaaatatatagtatttttagAGTCATTTAAACTTTTGTAGTACTTTGGGTATGTTTTTATAGATTAACTTgcaaaaatttatcattatcgGACTCAATATGATTGCTTTTTGCATATTATGAATTGATAAAGCAAATCTAAATaactcaataaaataattaaaggcTTTTTATTCTatcaatttaaatgaaaattaattaatttatgtttagGTGTCAGCCTTTTAGGTCTTACTAGTCTTGTGACGTGGACTTGCAACTTGAGTCTTGTAATAAAGAGAGATTGTGATGTGTCCCCAATCCAGCTAAGAGTTGGGGCGTTCACATTTACCAATAGACACTTCCAATcctattgattatttgaattaatgaGTGGTTGTGTTTCTTTCCAATAAATtcgaaattttttataataatttttattattaaaaaaaatatgttttttaattagaaaaagaaattgaatattATGATTTaggatataaatattatagaaatattaaataaaatttagattagAATCAGGTTATTCAAATCTTGATTGAAATTTAATCCAAATTAAATTCAGGTTCAGAAAACTTAATTTAAACtcaattcaagtattaaaaatatttatcaaaactgTCTAAACATTAAACTACATGTAAATTGGATCAAACCAACCCATCTAAGTTGTGCCTTGCACCCCTAATATTTATGAATAAtacaaaagttttaatttttttttcaagttgttgGACATGCTTtatggaaaacaattaaaaatatttaaattttattttatatttctagttaaatattaataataaatattttatttgtgtaaaagtatttataagaaaatattccTTAAATGGGTCTCAACAACAAACAAACTTGAATTAAGGTGGTGTGGGAGGAGGATGGGATTGGTACGAGAAATTAAATTCCGACACTGTCCCTGTCTCCCATCCTTccatttatttactatt includes the following:
- the LOC117910873 gene encoding cell number regulator 1-like, with translation MNLSHSDREMYGADGHVGHATAPGFPNPSPAPPYATPYVVQYPDGTILWSTGLCHCTDDPANCLITCCCPCITFGQIAEIVSKGSSNCAVSGTLYALLCFTGLSCLYSCAYRSRLRAEYDLEESPCADCLVHFCCEGCSLCQEYRELKNRGLDMGIGWEANVDRQRRGLTLPPVVVQGMTK
- the LOC117910872 gene encoding cell number regulator 1-like; the encoded protein is MNHSHSEHEVYGADRHVGHASSPGFPNPSPAAPPPAPAYAAPYFVQLGGGTRRWSTGLCHCCDDAANCLITCCCPCITFGQIAEIVSKGSSNCAVSGALYALLCLTGLACLYSCAYRSRMRAQYDLEDAPCVDCLVHVFCEGCSLCQEYRELKNRGFDMGIGWEANVDRQRRGITLPPMVAQGMTR